A window of Williamwhitmania taraxaci genomic DNA:
CAAGGGTTACTCACCGCCAGAGCCTATTTTAACCTCGATAATAACCAAGAAACTACCCTGCGCAACAAAATCACAAAACTATGGCATGAGGTTGATTGGAACTGGTATACTAACAACTCAGATTCACTCTACTGGCACTGGTCGCCTACCTTTAGCTGGGCTATGAACATGCCAATCAAAGGCTGGAACGAGTGTTTAATTACATACGTGCTCGCCGCTTCTTCGCCCACTCATCCCATCGATACAAATGTATACCACAGCGGTTGGACTGCGTCCAACCACTTCCGTCTTGAAAAAAGTTACTATGGGCACGAGCTTGCCCTTGGCTTTCCATACGGTGGACCACTTTTTTTTGCTCATTACTCATTTCTAGGTTTGAATCCAAAAGGACTTAAGGATAAATATGCCGATTACTGGCAACTTAACCAAAATCACGCATTAATCAACTATAATTACTGTGTCGACAACCCGCTGAAATTCAGTGGATACGGAGAAGAGTGCTGGGGTCTTTCAGCCAGCGATGATTACGAGGGTTATGTGGCTCACTCCCCCACCAACGACCGCGGTGTGATAAGTCCAACTGCAGCACTAGCCTCCTTTCCATACACACCCCAGCAAAGCATGGACGCCCTGAAACATTTTTACTACAACATGGATGGCAAAATCTGGGGTGAATATGGTTTTACTGATGCATTTTCAGATGAGAAAAATTGGTATGCCAACAACTATTTAGCCATCGATCAAGGCCCAATTGTGGTGATGATCGAGAACTATCGCTCCGCGAAAATATGGAATCTATTCTCCTCCATTCCCGAGGTGCAACTGGGGCTCGAACGCCTTGGTTTTACATACACTGGAAAATAACCAGTTTGAACCCATGACAGACGATAGAAACTATAAAATATAAGCACCATGAACTGGAAATTAAGCATAGCAATTTGGTTAGGTGTTTCGGGTTATCTTGGAACGCTACCGTCGTGCAGCCCAAACTCCTCGTCACCGGATAGAGTTTATGAGCAAAAGGCCGATTCAATCTTAAAACTAATGACCCTTGAGGAAAAAATAGGGCAGCTGTCGCTCTTTACCAGCGATTGGGACGTTACCGGTCCGGTGATCAACAACAACTATAAGCAGTTGATAAAGGAGGGTAAGGCTGGGGCGATTTTCAACGCCTTCTCCGTTGATTATGTTAGGAGTTTGCAGAAGGTTGCCGTTGAGGAATCGAGGCTGAAAATTCCCCTCCTCTTTGGCTACGACGTTATTCATGGCCATAAAACCATCTTTCCCATACCCTTGGCACAGTCGTGCACTTGGGACATGGAATCCATTGAAAAATCGGAGCGCATTGCCGCTTCCGAAGCCACCGCCGAGGGAATAAACTGGACCTTTTCCCCTATGGTAGACATATCCCGCGATCCCAGGTGGGGCCGGGTAATGGAGGGATCTGGCGAAGACGTTTGGCTTGGAAGTAGCATTGCCGCAGCCCGAGTGAAAGGATTTCAGGGTGACAATTTAGCTGACCCGAACACACTGCTAGCCTGCGTAAAGCACTTTGCGGCATACGGAGCACCCGAAGCCGGACGCGACTACAACACGGTGGACATGTCGCAGCAATCGCTCTTCGAGAACTATTTGCCACCCTATAAGGCGGCAATTGATGCAGGCGTAGGCTCCGTAATGACTTCCTTTAACGAGATAGCAGGAACACCATCCACCTCTAATCCTTGGCTTTTAAATGAGCTCCTGCGCAAGAAGTGGGGATTTAAGGGATTAGTGGTTACCGATTACACCTCCATAAATGAACTGATTCCCCATGGAGTTGCCACCGATTCGGCCGAGGCAGGTATGCTCGCCATAAACGCAGGGGTTGATATGGATATGCAGGGCAATATTTACAACAGGCATCTCATTCAGCTGGTAAAGCAGCAGAAGGTATCCAAGGAAACCATCGACAATGCGGTGATGCGCATTTTGGTGGCCAAGTTTAAGTTAGGTTTATTCGCAGATCCCTACCGCTATTGCAGCAATCAACGGGAGAAAACGGAAGTATTGACGATCGAGAATATTGCTTTTGCTAGAAAATTCGCATCAAAGTCATGCGTCTTACTCAAAAATCAGAATCAGCTGCTGCCCCTCCCCATCACGCTCAATTCGGTGGCGGTTATTGGTCCTCTGGCCGATGCAAAGCAGGACATGCTTGGCAGTTGGTCGGCAGCGGGCGATGGCAAGCGCTGCATTTCCCTACTCGAGGGTCTTAAGAATACACTTAACTCCGAAACAAAGATTGCCTACGAAATAGGTTGTGCCGTAAACGACCAAAGCACTGCCGGATTTGCAAAGGCAGTTGCAGCAGCTCGAGGAGCACAGGTAGTTATCCTTGCCCTTGGCGAAACCCGCGATATGAGCGGC
This region includes:
- a CDS encoding glucoamylase family protein, with product MMNKLRILFIAIALLLVGCQSANNVRLTDEALMDTVQRQTLKYFTDFAHPISGMARERSDECNYSNEVVATGGTGFGIMAIIVGSDRKFIDRNQAADQIQKIANFLDTCDRYHGAWSHWYNGSTGKSYPFSRTDNGGDLVETAFLIQGLLTARAYFNLDNNQETTLRNKITKLWHEVDWNWYTNNSDSLYWHWSPTFSWAMNMPIKGWNECLITYVLAASSPTHPIDTNVYHSGWTASNHFRLEKSYYGHELALGFPYGGPLFFAHYSFLGLNPKGLKDKYADYWQLNQNHALINYNYCVDNPLKFSGYGEECWGLSASDDYEGYVAHSPTNDRGVISPTAALASFPYTPQQSMDALKHFYYNMDGKIWGEYGFTDAFSDEKNWYANNYLAIDQGPIVVMIENYRSAKIWNLFSSIPEVQLGLERLGFTYTGK
- a CDS encoding glycoside hydrolase family 3 N-terminal domain-containing protein, producing the protein MNWKLSIAIWLGVSGYLGTLPSCSPNSSSPDRVYEQKADSILKLMTLEEKIGQLSLFTSDWDVTGPVINNNYKQLIKEGKAGAIFNAFSVDYVRSLQKVAVEESRLKIPLLFGYDVIHGHKTIFPIPLAQSCTWDMESIEKSERIAASEATAEGINWTFSPMVDISRDPRWGRVMEGSGEDVWLGSSIAAARVKGFQGDNLADPNTLLACVKHFAAYGAPEAGRDYNTVDMSQQSLFENYLPPYKAAIDAGVGSVMTSFNEIAGTPSTSNPWLLNELLRKKWGFKGLVVTDYTSINELIPHGVATDSAEAGMLAINAGVDMDMQGNIYNRHLIQLVKQQKVSKETIDNAVMRILVAKFKLGLFADPYRYCSNQREKTEVLTIENIAFARKFASKSCVLLKNQNQLLPLPITLNSVAVIGPLADAKQDMLGSWSAAGDGKRCISLLEGLKNTLNSETKIAYEIGCAVNDQSTAGFAKAVAAARGAQVVILALGETRDMSGEAASRSTISLPGVQQQLAEAIIKANPKTVVVLFNGRPLAIPELDSIAPAILETWFGGTEAGNGVADVLLGKYNPSGKLTMTFPRNVGQIPIYYNHKNTGRPIDPSKVEKYKSKYLDIANTPLYPFGYGLSYTTFDYSNAVLDKYEYTAEDTIVVRISVMNSGKFDGEEVVQLYVHDLVGEVTRPVKELKGFSKVLIPAGGSTTVTFKLTANDLRYYHSNMDYKFDPGQFEILVGTNSDQTKKVNFSIK